In Haloimpatiens massiliensis, the following are encoded in one genomic region:
- a CDS encoding sugar ABC transporter ATP-binding protein, with amino-acid sequence MKSKTPILKMQNISKSFPGVKALDNVQLSAYGGEVLGLLGENGAGKSTLMKILSGVYKKDEGKILIEGKETEITGIKDAESKGITIIHQELSVLPNLTVWENIFLGNEKFNKVSRRISKKLLKERSMDFLNQIGCNIDPDTLVRDISVGEMQMIEIAKALTKNASIIIMDEPTTALTDVETKNLFTVIKKLRDKGIAIIYISHRMEEIFKMCDRITVLRDGKYVGDAMVADISNDDIISMLVGRKLEEQFPYKKVDTGEILLEVKDLNYLNKVKNASLQVKAGEILGIAGLMGSGRTELAKTIFGEYKKSSGEIFIDGEKREIKSPKDAIHHGICYLSEDRKKEGLVLGMSVGDNMTLANLKKYENSFKVIDRKKEKKDVEEYIKKLSVKTPSSEQFIKNLSGGNQQKAILAKWIMLSPKVLIIDEPTRGIDVGAKKEIYDVLNVLKESGKAVIMISSDMPEVLGISDRILVMHEGNITGELNREEASQESIMKCAVGIK; translated from the coding sequence ATGAAGAGTAAAACACCTATACTCAAAATGCAAAATATATCAAAATCCTTCCCAGGGGTAAAGGCTTTAGATAATGTGCAACTTTCTGCTTATGGAGGAGAGGTTCTTGGACTTCTAGGTGAAAATGGAGCGGGTAAATCAACACTTATGAAGATATTAAGTGGAGTTTACAAAAAAGATGAAGGAAAGATACTTATAGAAGGAAAAGAAACTGAAATAACTGGAATAAAAGATGCAGAGAGCAAAGGAATAACAATAATACATCAAGAGTTAAGTGTGCTTCCTAACTTAACCGTTTGGGAAAATATATTCTTGGGAAATGAAAAATTTAATAAAGTTTCTAGGAGAATAAGTAAGAAATTATTAAAAGAAAGAAGTATGGATTTCTTAAATCAAATAGGATGCAATATAGATCCGGATACTTTGGTAAGAGATATAAGTGTTGGAGAAATGCAAATGATAGAGATAGCAAAAGCTCTTACTAAAAATGCCAGCATAATCATAATGGACGAACCTACAACAGCCCTTACAGATGTAGAAACTAAGAATCTATTTACTGTTATAAAAAAACTAAGAGATAAGGGCATAGCTATAATTTATATATCTCACAGAATGGAAGAAATATTCAAGATGTGTGATAGAATTACAGTCTTAAGAGACGGTAAATATGTGGGAGATGCCATGGTAGCAGATATATCCAATGATGATATTATATCAATGCTTGTAGGAAGAAAACTAGAGGAACAGTTTCCTTACAAAAAAGTAGATACTGGAGAAATTTTGTTAGAAGTTAAAGATTTAAACTATTTAAATAAGGTAAAAAATGCTTCTCTACAGGTTAAAGCAGGAGAAATATTGGGTATAGCAGGTTTAATGGGTTCTGGAAGAACAGAACTGGCAAAGACTATATTTGGAGAGTACAAAAAATCCAGCGGAGAAATATTTATAGATGGAGAAAAAAGAGAGATAAAATCTCCGAAAGATGCTATACACCATGGAATATGCTATCTATCAGAAGATAGAAAAAAGGAAGGTTTAGTTTTAGGAATGTCTGTTGGGGATAATATGACCCTTGCAAATCTTAAAAAATATGAAAACTCATTTAAAGTTATAGATAGAAAAAAGGAAAAGAAAGACGTAGAAGAATACATTAAAAAACTATCAGTAAAGACACCTAGTTCAGAGCAATTTATAAAGAATTTAAGTGGAGGTAATCAACAAAAGGCAATACTTGCTAAGTGGATTATGTTATCTCCAAAAGTGCTTATAATAGATGAGCCAACTAGAGGGATAGATGTAGGAGCTAAAAAGGAAATATACGATGTTCTAAATGTATTAAAAGAAAGTGGAAAGGCAGTAATAATGATATCTTCTGATATGCCTGAAGTTCTTGGAATAAGCGATAGAATACTTGTAATGCATGAAGGAAATATAACTGGTGAGCTAAATAGAGAAGAGGCAAGCCAAGAGTCTATAATGAAATGTGCAGTAGGAATTAAATAA
- the rbsD gene encoding D-ribose pyranase has translation MRKTTLLNSSISEEISKMGHTDSIAIGDCGLPIPKETRRIDLALVKNLPSFMDTLKAVLAELKVEEVVIAKETKEVSPEIFEEIKKEIGHVKITFVTHEELKKELKNCKAVVRTGEQTPYANIILKSGVVF, from the coding sequence ATGAGAAAGACAACATTATTAAATAGTTCTATTAGTGAAGAAATATCAAAAATGGGACATACTGATTCCATAGCTATAGGGGATTGTGGACTTCCTATACCAAAGGAAACAAGAAGAATTGATTTAGCTTTAGTAAAGAATTTACCAAGTTTTATGGATACACTTAAAGCTGTTTTAGCAGAATTAAAAGTAGAAGAAGTGGTAATAGCTAAAGAAACAAAGGAAGTAAGCCCAGAGATATTTGAAGAAATAAAGAAAGAAATAGGCCATGTAAAAATTACATTTGTAACTCATGAAGAATTGAAAAAAGAACTTAAAAATTGCAAGGCTGTAGTGAGAACAGGAGAACAAACGCCTTATGCAAATATAATATTAAAATCAGGAGTGGTTTTTTAG
- the rbsK gene encoding ribokinase: MNRVCVLGSMNMDIVLKVNNMPKVGETIFANDLQNVPGGKGANQAVAAKRLGSEVYMISKVGSDSTGETLTKSLVQDNINVNFIFKDEKNPTGTAVISVDQDGNNSIIVAAGANMSIKKEEIEKAEKVIRECQILISQFETPVETTIEAFKMAKSAGKVTILNPAPAKKIPEQLLKYTDIVVPNETEAYELTGVTVKDLDSAKEAAKKFMEKGVKYTIITLGANGAAVISEDKSEIVEAYKVKAVDTTAAGDTFIGGFSSKLNADNLCFEGIKRAVKFGNKCSSIAVQREGAQPSIPYLKEIIEVYGED; encoded by the coding sequence ATGAATAGAGTGTGTGTGCTTGGAAGCATGAACATGGATATAGTTTTAAAAGTAAATAATATGCCTAAGGTAGGAGAAACTATATTTGCAAATGACCTTCAAAATGTTCCAGGAGGAAAAGGTGCCAATCAAGCAGTGGCAGCAAAGAGACTGGGCTCTGAGGTTTATATGATATCAAAGGTTGGAAGTGATAGCACTGGTGAGACACTTACTAAGAGCTTAGTACAGGATAATATAAACGTAAATTTTATATTTAAGGATGAAAAAAATCCTACAGGTACAGCAGTAATTTCTGTAGATCAAGATGGGAACAATTCTATAATAGTTGCAGCGGGAGCAAACATGAGTATAAAAAAAGAAGAAATAGAGAAAGCTGAAAAAGTTATAAGGGAGTGTCAAATATTAATATCACAATTTGAGACACCAGTAGAAACTACTATAGAGGCTTTTAAAATGGCTAAGAGTGCAGGAAAAGTTACAATATTGAATCCAGCACCAGCTAAAAAAATTCCAGAGCAGCTTTTAAAATATACAGACATAGTTGTACCTAATGAAACAGAAGCTTATGAACTTACTGGTGTGACTGTAAAGGATTTAGATAGTGCTAAAGAAGCAGCAAAAAAGTTTATGGAAAAAGGTGTTAAATATACAATAATAACCCTTGGAGCAAATGGTGCAGCTGTGATTTCAGAGGATAAATCAGAAATTGTAGAGGCTTATAAAGTTAAAGCAGTAGATACCACTGCAGCAGGAGACACATTCATTGGAGGGTTCTCAAGTAAATTAAATGCTGATAATTTATGTTTTGAAGGGATTAAAAGGGCAGTTAAGTTCGGAAATAAATGCTCTAGTATAGCTGTTCAGAGAGAAGGAGCTCAGCCTTCCATTCCATATTTAAAAGAAATAATAGAAGTTTACGGGGAGGACTAG
- a CDS encoding IS607 family transposase produces MTNYKPKDFAELLNISVKTLQRWDREDILKAKRTPTNRRYYTYDQYLEFKGLKNNVDRKIVIYTRVSTNNQKDDLVNQIEFLKNFVNAKGIIADEVIKDIGSGLNYNRKKWNKLLDECMENKIDSIFITHKDRFIRFGYSWFERFLGKFNTKIIVVNNESLSPQEELVQDIISILHGFSCRIYGFRKYKKKIKEDQEIAKSVQNRNTPNGRTEKKD; encoded by the coding sequence ATAACAAATTATAAACCAAAAGATTTTGCTGAATTATTGAATATATCAGTAAAAACATTGCAACGTTGGGATAGAGAAGATATACTCAAAGCAAAGCGTACTCCAACTAATCGAAGATACTATACTTATGACCAATATTTAGAGTTCAAAGGATTGAAAAATAATGTAGATAGAAAGATAGTTATATATACAAGGGTATCTACTAATAATCAAAAAGATGATTTAGTTAATCAAATTGAATTTCTAAAAAATTTTGTAAATGCTAAAGGTATTATCGCTGATGAAGTTATTAAAGATATAGGAAGTGGACTAAACTATAATCGTAAAAAATGGAATAAGCTTTTAGATGAATGTATGGAAAATAAGATAGATTCTATATTCATTACTCATAAAGATAGATTTATACGATTTGGTTATTCATGGTTTGAAAGATTTTTAGGTAAATTTAATACTAAAATAATAGTAGTGAATAATGAAAGTCTTTCACCACAAGAAGAGTTAGTTCAAGACATTATATCAATACTTCACGGTTTTAGTTGTAGAATATACGGTTTTAGAAAGTATAAGAAAAAGATTAAGGAGGATCAAGAAATTGCTAAGAGCGTACAAAACAGAAATACACCCAACGGAAGAACAGAAAAAAAAGATTAA
- a CDS encoding RNA-guided endonuclease InsQ/TnpB family protein → MLRAYKTEIHPTEEQKKKINQSIGVCRWLYNQYLAKNQELYKQFKEDLISKKEAMLSANNFDKYINNEVKVLEEYNWINLCGSKARKKAICNAETAYKRFFTGKSKFPRLKKKNKSDVKLYFPKNNLTDWKIERHRINIPTLKWIRIKEFGYIPINSKVVSGTVSKKADRYFVSVIVEEKLTIENKSYTEGIGIDLGLKEFAVISNGIHKKNINKTANVKEIEKKLKREQRKLSRKYESLKLRNKKEKGEATRQNIQKQIVKVQRVHQRLSNIRTDYINKTINEIVKQKPSYITIEDLNVRGMIKNKHLSKAVAQQKFYEFRVKLEYKCKLNEIELRIVDRFYPSSKTCSCCGAYKKDLKLSDRIYKCSNCNASIDRDYNASINLENAKIYEVA, encoded by the coding sequence TTGCTAAGAGCGTACAAAACAGAAATACACCCAACGGAAGAACAGAAAAAAAAGATTAATCAAAGTATTGGTGTTTGCAGATGGCTATATAATCAATATTTAGCTAAAAACCAAGAATTGTATAAGCAATTTAAAGAAGACTTGATTTCTAAAAAAGAAGCAATGTTAAGTGCAAATAACTTTGATAAATATATAAACAACGAAGTTAAAGTTTTAGAAGAATATAATTGGATAAACTTATGTGGCTCAAAGGCTCGTAAAAAAGCTATCTGTAATGCTGAAACTGCATATAAAAGATTCTTCACTGGTAAATCTAAGTTTCCAAGGTTGAAGAAAAAAAATAAATCTGATGTTAAATTATATTTTCCTAAAAATAATTTAACAGATTGGAAAATAGAAAGACATAGGATTAACATACCAACTCTAAAATGGATTAGGATAAAAGAATTTGGATATATACCTATTAATTCAAAAGTTGTTAGTGGTACAGTATCAAAGAAAGCTGATAGATATTTTGTATCAGTAATAGTTGAAGAAAAACTAACAATTGAAAATAAATCTTATACAGAAGGAATAGGTATAGACCTTGGACTTAAAGAGTTTGCAGTTATCTCTAATGGTATTCATAAAAAGAATATTAATAAAACTGCTAATGTTAAGGAGATAGAAAAGAAACTAAAACGTGAGCAAAGAAAGCTTTCAAGGAAATATGAGAGCTTGAAATTAAGAAATAAAAAAGAGAAAGGAGAAGCTACTCGTCAAAATATCCAAAAGCAAATAGTTAAGGTACAGAGAGTTCATCAAAGATTATCTAACATTAGAACTGATTATATTAATAAAACAATAAATGAAATAGTTAAGCAAAAACCAAGCTATATAACTATTGAAGATTTAAATGTTAGAGGGATGATAAAAAATAAGCATTTATCTAAAGCAGTAGCACAGCAAAAATTCTATGAATTTAGAGTTAAACTTGAATATAAATGTAAACTAAATGAAATTGAATTAAGGATTGTTGATAGATTCTACCCTTCAAGTAAAACTTGTAGTTGCTGTGGAGCATATAAGAAAGATTTAAAACTATCTGATAGAATATACAAATGTAGTAATTGTAATGCTTCTATAGATAGAGATTATAATGCTTCAATTAATTTAGAAAATGCAAAAATATACGAAGTTGCATAA
- a CDS encoding C-GCAxxG-C-C family (seleno)protein, whose translation MKKYRDKNNYDLSCSETMIYAANEAYNLNLDEKTLRAMAPFSGGMWTENACGALTGSLAVLGILFTDKVAHNSEHLKELVIQFQEKFQDKLKSKMCIDLKPLHRTEEDGCNSIMYEAADILDEIVTREMKK comes from the coding sequence ATGAAAAAATACAGAGACAAAAATAATTATGACTTAAGCTGTTCTGAAACCATGATTTATGCTGCTAATGAAGCTTACAATTTAAATTTAGATGAAAAAACTTTAAGAGCTATGGCTCCTTTCAGTGGCGGCATGTGGACAGAAAATGCCTGCGGTGCTCTTACTGGTTCACTAGCAGTTTTAGGAATTTTATTTACCGACAAAGTAGCTCACAACAGCGAACATTTAAAAGAATTAGTTATTCAGTTTCAAGAAAAATTTCAAGATAAACTAAAAAGCAAAATGTGTATAGACCTTAAGCCCTTACATAGAACAGAAGAGGACGGCTGCAACTCTATAATGTATGAAGCTGCAGATATATTAGATGAAATCGTTACTAGAGAAATGAAAAAATAA
- a CDS encoding ABC transporter permease — protein sequence MRNIFLIELKKIFSQKKTYIIWIIFILMLIFNYKVNMIQTDHFISSTLNTENSNFMNSYNSAKSGLEGIKYTLEDKNTSPGEKKEYEKYLKNKQEQMNNYDILLDKNSKEMDKIKAKINILKSEMKEISYGKLNTSFDLNRYKRELRFLTYLEQNKIPEETGKKNSFTFMLKFFASTFTVGAIFLIALFSSDIFTKEYEDSTIKLMLVQPISRKKVLLGKYLSLICSIIIIVLSTMLIGFIIVGIKDGFGNPNYPYIYNMTYIINNTSNILEYVINSGIYISAASMIIRQLMFFILLLITVASISFTISELSTTSTISTTIGVILNMFLIYYVFGTKGMRGVTKYTYVTYSKVFSLFSGNLKQTLNNNGISPLSGIVLMVVLNIGCCVVSSIFFSRKEI from the coding sequence TTGAGAAATATATTTTTGATAGAACTTAAAAAAATTTTCTCACAAAAGAAAACTTATATAATATGGATTATATTCATTCTAATGCTTATTTTTAATTATAAAGTTAATATGATACAGACAGACCATTTTATATCTTCAACATTAAATACAGAGAATAGTAATTTTATGAATAGTTACAATTCAGCTAAGAGTGGACTTGAGGGTATAAAATATACTCTGGAAGACAAAAATACATCTCCCGGTGAGAAGAAAGAATATGAAAAATATTTAAAAAATAAGCAAGAACAAATGAATAATTATGATATTCTTTTAGATAAAAATTCTAAGGAAATGGATAAGATAAAGGCTAAAATAAATATACTTAAATCTGAAATGAAAGAAATATCTTATGGTAAATTAAATACTTCATTTGATTTGAATAGATATAAAAGAGAGCTTAGGTTTTTAACTTATTTGGAGCAAAATAAAATACCAGAGGAAACTGGTAAAAAAAATTCTTTTACATTTATGTTGAAATTTTTTGCTAGTACATTTACTGTTGGGGCTATTTTTTTAATAGCTTTATTTAGTAGTGACATATTTACTAAAGAATATGAAGATTCTACAATAAAACTTATGTTGGTACAACCTATTTCAAGAAAAAAAGTGTTGTTGGGTAAATACCTTTCTTTGATTTGTTCAATTATTATTATAGTATTATCAACTATGCTTATAGGGTTTATTATTGTTGGAATAAAGGACGGATTTGGAAATCCTAACTATCCATATATATACAATATGACATATATTATAAATAATACTAGCAACATTTTAGAGTATGTTATTAATTCAGGTATTTATATTTCTGCAGCTTCTATGATTATAAGACAACTAATGTTTTTCATATTACTTTTAATAACTGTAGCATCAATTTCCTTTACCATATCTGAATTATCAACTACATCAACTATTTCAACTACCATAGGGGTAATTTTAAATATGTTTTTAATATACTATGTATTTGGTACAAAAGGTATGAGAGGGGTTACTAAATACACCTATGTGACTTACAGCAAAGTTTTTTCATTATTTAGTGGTAATTTAAAACAGACTTTGAATAACAATGGTATTTCACCTTTGTCAGGTATAGTTTTAATGGTAGTTTTAAATATAGGGTGCTGTGTAGTTTCTAGTATATTCTTTAGTAGAAAGGAAATTTAA
- a CDS encoding ABC transporter ATP-binding protein, producing MNMLRLENISKLISNKIILDNINLSVDQGEIFGFLGPNGAGKTTTIKIITGLIKSDRGRVFINDIDLFNEHDKALSNIGAIVENPSLYGYLSAMDNLKIVARLRGVKFEELIDIINIIGLKDRINDRVKTYSLGMKQRLAIGCALVGNPKLLILDEPTNGLDPGGVIELRNFLIKLSSENKITIFISSHQLSEIQHLCTRVAFINKGRILDIEDMNSILEEDVNLEKKYMDLIMKG from the coding sequence ATGAATATGTTAAGATTGGAAAATATATCAAAATTAATATCCAACAAAATTATATTAGACAACATTAATTTATCTGTTGATCAGGGAGAAATATTTGGATTCTTAGGACCCAATGGTGCGGGAAAGACCACTACTATAAAAATCATTACAGGACTAATAAAATCTGATAGAGGAAGAGTATTTATTAATGACATTGATTTATTTAATGAACATGACAAAGCTCTTTCAAATATAGGTGCGATAGTTGAAAATCCATCTTTATATGGTTATCTTTCGGCAATGGATAATTTAAAAATTGTAGCTAGGCTAAGAGGGGTTAAGTTTGAAGAGCTAATTGATATAATTAATATAATTGGTTTAAAAGATAGAATAAATGATAGGGTAAAAACTTATTCTTTAGGAATGAAACAGAGACTTGCTATAGGATGTGCATTGGTTGGAAATCCTAAGTTATTAATACTGGATGAACCTACAAATGGTTTAGATCCTGGAGGAGTTATTGAATTAAGAAATTTTCTTATAAAACTATCATCTGAAAATAAAATCACCATATTTATATCGTCGCATCAACTATCTGAAATACAACATTTGTGTACTAGAGTAGCTTTTATCAATAAAGGGAGAATTCTAGATATAGAAGATATGAACTCTATTTTAGAAGAAGATGTAAATCTTGAAAAAAAATATATGGATTTAATTATGAAAGGATGA
- a CDS encoding cation:proton antiporter, with protein sequence MAQSIAIIVLLGLLVNWIFEKMKLPGLLGMIILGILMGPHVFNIVSPDLLNISGDLRKIALIVILLRAGLGITKEELRKIGVPAAKLSCIPGILEGFTIAFVAWKLLKIPFIEAGMLGFILAAVSPAVVVPQMIGFIERRKGMKKGIPILILAGASIDDVFAITIFSTFAGFYGGKSVNVALKIFNIPLSIILGIILGVITGLFLLRLFTKNNINDTKKTLIVLAFSILMVSLEAILKGKVEIASLLGVMALGYIINNKDARLGDTLSRCFSFIWIFAQILLFVLVGAEVNIAVALKAGAIGILIIALGLVGRSIGVWISLMGTNLTLKEKVFCVIAYTPKATVQAAMGAVPLSMGVPSGDVILAIAVLSILITAPLGAIGIKAAGERFLAGEENIENQNDMEKEKVI encoded by the coding sequence ATGGCTCAGAGTATAGCAATTATAGTATTATTAGGTCTTTTAGTAAATTGGATTTTTGAAAAGATGAAATTGCCGGGATTATTAGGAATGATAATTCTAGGTATACTTATGGGACCACATGTATTTAATATTGTATCTCCAGATTTACTAAATATTTCTGGGGATTTAAGAAAAATAGCTTTGATAGTTATTTTACTTAGAGCAGGGCTGGGCATAACTAAAGAGGAGCTTAGGAAAATAGGGGTTCCAGCAGCTAAACTAAGTTGTATACCTGGAATTTTAGAAGGATTCACCATAGCTTTTGTAGCATGGAAATTATTAAAAATACCATTTATAGAGGCAGGAATGTTAGGATTTATTCTTGCAGCGGTTTCACCAGCGGTGGTGGTTCCACAAATGATAGGTTTTATAGAGAGAAGAAAGGGAATGAAAAAAGGCATTCCAATTCTTATACTGGCAGGAGCTTCCATAGATGACGTATTTGCCATAACCATATTTTCAACCTTTGCAGGATTTTACGGAGGAAAAAGTGTAAATGTAGCTTTAAAGATTTTTAATATACCCCTTTCCATTATACTTGGAATAATTTTAGGAGTAATAACCGGCTTATTTTTATTAAGGTTATTTACAAAAAACAACATTAATGATACTAAAAAAACTCTTATTGTATTGGCATTTTCTATATTGATGGTGTCACTTGAGGCTATTCTTAAAGGCAAAGTGGAGATAGCATCTCTTCTTGGGGTAATGGCATTAGGGTATATAATTAATAATAAGGACGCTAGACTAGGGGATACTTTATCTAGGTGTTTCAGCTTTATATGGATTTTTGCTCAAATTTTATTATTTGTACTAGTTGGGGCAGAGGTAAATATAGCTGTGGCTTTAAAAGCTGGTGCTATAGGAATTTTAATAATTGCACTTGGTCTTGTGGGAAGAAGCATAGGGGTTTGGATTTCACTTATGGGAACGAATTTAACTTTAAAGGAAAAGGTGTTTTGTGTTATAGCTTATACACCTAAGGCTACAGTTCAAGCAGCCATGGGAGCAGTTCCTTTATCCATGGGAGTACCTTCAGGAGATGTGATACTTGCCATAGCAGTTTTATCCATATTGATAACAGCACCTCTAGGAGCCATAGGTATAAAGGCTGCTGGTGAGAGATTTTTAGCCGGAGAAGAAAACATAGAAAATCAAAATGATATGGAAAAAGAAAAGGTAATATAA
- a CDS encoding ABC transporter permease translates to MFWNLLKKEFKYLFKNITFCILVIIIGFFYFSEFSPSGVLKKCSKPMTPEEYKINGMRPYYGHKNITDHNKEIKQMYLQMWRNYEEGSFTKVRVILNVQEKLNLKEKKYLKKAMEEIAPKEFLDSEDSSLIKVSYDEYLKIVRDLDKKLGGNTYYGDKMRSHLLSEEKTYKEAVNDFEDIIYKDKITNAGARYFSDYMGITAGLFPVFLAAFILIKDRRSRMEELICSRSVSSGVYIISKYAALCLGILLIYILYASHATFVFKSFAKANNYSIDIMAFYKYTLCWILPTILFTVALGMLLSVIFNNGIVAIFAQFILWILSIRTLGGDYGLSKFIIRFNTFGEHSQYIKFQNAICVNRIFYIIVSILLIVITSFIWSRKRGAVGEHIH, encoded by the coding sequence ATGTTTTGGAATTTACTAAAAAAGGAATTTAAATACTTATTTAAAAATATCACCTTTTGTATATTAGTAATAATCATAGGATTTTTCTACTTTAGTGAATTTTCACCTTCAGGTGTTTTAAAAAAATGTTCTAAGCCAATGACACCAGAAGAATATAAAATAAATGGTATGCGTCCCTATTACGGACATAAAAATATAACTGACCACAATAAAGAAATTAAACAGATGTATCTTCAAATGTGGAGAAATTATGAAGAAGGAAGTTTTACTAAGGTAAGAGTGATTTTAAATGTTCAAGAAAAATTAAACCTTAAGGAAAAAAAATATTTAAAAAAAGCTATGGAGGAAATAGCCCCAAAAGAATTCTTAGATAGTGAAGATAGCAGCTTAATAAAGGTATCTTATGATGAATATTTAAAAATAGTTAGGGATTTAGATAAAAAATTAGGAGGAAACACATATTACGGTGACAAGATGAGAAGTCATTTGCTATCAGAAGAAAAGACTTATAAAGAGGCTGTTAATGATTTTGAGGATATAATTTATAAGGATAAAATAACTAATGCTGGTGCCAGATATTTCTCTGACTACATGGGCATTACAGCAGGATTGTTTCCAGTATTCTTAGCGGCATTTATACTTATAAAAGATAGAAGAAGTAGAATGGAAGAGTTAATTTGCAGCAGAAGTGTTTCAAGCGGTGTTTATATAATTTCTAAATATGCAGCTTTATGCCTTGGAATATTATTAATTTATATTTTGTATGCAAGTCATGCAACCTTTGTTTTTAAAAGTTTTGCTAAAGCAAATAATTATTCCATAGATATAATGGCTTTTTATAAATATACTTTATGTTGGATTTTGCCTACAATACTTTTTACAGTAGCTTTAGGTATGCTATTGTCAGTGATTTTTAACAATGGTATAGTGGCTATTTTTGCACAATTTATTTTATGGATATTATCCATAAGAACATTAGGTGGAGATTATGGATTAAGTAAGTTCATCATAAGATTTAATACATTTGGAGAACATTCACAGTATATAAAATTTCAAAATGCCATATGTGTAAATAGAATTTTTTACATTATAGTATCCATTTTATTGATTGTCATTACATCATTTATATGGTCTAGGAAAAGGGGTGCTGTAGGTGAACACATCCACTAA
- a CDS encoding ABC transporter ATP-binding protein, whose product MKIVINNLKKSYGNKQVLKGINLDINEGMFGLLGPNGAGKTTLMRILTTLIQKTEGTVKINDIDINNKKNIRSIVGYLPQEFSIYPNMNVYEALDYLAILSGINNKKFRKERIEHLLYKVNLQNHMKTKVKALSGGMKRRLGIAQAILHEPEVLIVDEPTAGLDPEERIRFRNLLRDFSEDRIVILSTHIVEDVEFTCENLAILNEGSILYQGKVKNLLENAEGYVWISNIAREHLDEVRNKFPIISTVSEGDTIKLKIISKEKPLEDAKSVKPSIEDAYMKLMKEV is encoded by the coding sequence ATGAAAATTGTAATAAATAATTTAAAAAAATCCTATGGAAATAAGCAAGTGCTTAAGGGCATTAATTTAGACATTAATGAAGGAATGTTTGGCCTTTTAGGTCCTAATGGAGCAGGTAAAACTACACTAATGAGAATATTAACTACCCTTATACAGAAAACAGAAGGAACTGTAAAAATAAATGATATAGATATAAATAATAAAAAAAATATAAGAAGTATAGTAGGATATCTTCCTCAGGAGTTTTCCATTTATCCTAATATGAATGTATATGAAGCATTAGATTATTTAGCTATTTTATCAGGTATAAACAATAAAAAGTTTAGGAAGGAGAGAATAGAACATCTACTTTATAAAGTTAATCTTCAAAATCACATGAAGACTAAAGTTAAAGCCTTATCAGGTGGGATGAAAAGAAGACTAGGTATTGCACAAGCCATACTTCATGAGCCTGAAGTTCTAATTGTAGACGAACCTACTGCAGGATTAGATCCGGAAGAAAGAATAAGATTTCGTAATCTTTTAAGAGACTTTTCAGAAGATAGAATAGTTATATTATCTACTCACATAGTAGAAGATGTTGAGTTTACCTGCGAAAACTTAGCTATATTAAATGAAGGTAGTATACTATATCAGGGTAAAGTCAAAAATTTACTAGAAAATGCTGAAGGATATGTTTGGATATCAAATATAGCAAGGGAACACTTAGATGAAGTAAGAAATAAATTTCCTATTATATCTACAGTTTCAGAAGGAGATACTATAAAGCTTAAAATAATATCAAAGGAAAAGCCTTTAGAAGATGCAAAGAGTGTTAAACCTTCTATAGAAGATGCTTACATGAAGCTTATGAAGGAGGTGTAA